A window of the Lujinxingia vulgaris genome harbors these coding sequences:
- a CDS encoding alpha/beta fold hydrolase, protein MPTALTVSPSLHVVEDLKLGPLIIGLHGWGGSHHTFDPLREHLPPDRAFAACDWPGYGRSPAPANFTLDTIVEPVAAWLRALRDLHPGPFIAVGSCSGALFGIELLRRHPGALDHLVMVEPFAFNPWYLKLFLIPGFGRLAYVSTFANPLGRWLTNRSLSAQSDEQPDMTTVAHTPNRTTLAYLRELDRMGNARRFASVQTPLSLVRGERTFGALIRGIPMWQELFPDAPLDVVEGAGHLPLSEKPELLARLVEREAARATEKVGRSAG, encoded by the coding sequence ATGCCGACCGCTCTCACCGTCTCCCCCTCGCTGCACGTCGTCGAAGACCTCAAACTAGGCCCGCTCATCATCGGTCTGCACGGCTGGGGGGGAAGCCACCACACCTTCGATCCGCTTCGCGAGCACCTTCCGCCCGACCGCGCTTTTGCGGCCTGCGACTGGCCGGGCTACGGCCGTTCGCCGGCTCCGGCGAACTTCACCCTGGATACCATCGTGGAACCGGTGGCCGCGTGGCTGCGCGCTCTGCGCGATCTTCACCCCGGTCCCTTTATCGCCGTGGGAAGTTGCAGCGGCGCCCTCTTCGGAATTGAGCTTCTGCGCCGCCATCCGGGCGCGCTGGACCACCTCGTCATGGTCGAGCCCTTCGCGTTTAACCCCTGGTATTTGAAGCTCTTTCTGATCCCCGGCTTCGGCCGCCTGGCCTACGTCTCGACCTTCGCCAACCCGCTGGGTCGCTGGCTCACCAACCGCTCGCTTTCCGCGCAGAGCGACGAGCAGCCGGACATGACCACCGTCGCTCATACCCCCAACCGCACCACGCTGGCTTACCTGCGCGAGCTCGATCGGATGGGCAACGCGCGGCGCTTCGCCTCGGTGCAAACCCCACTCTCACTCGTACGCGGAGAGCGCACTTTTGGTGCGCTGATCCGCGGGATTCCGATGTGGCAGGAGCTTTTCCCCGACGCGCCGCTCGACGTGGTGGAGGGTGCGGGGCACCTCCCGTTGAGCGAGAAGCCGGAGTTGCTGGCGAGGTTGGTCGAACGTGAGGCGGCCCGGGCCACGGAGAAGGTCGGTCGGAGTGCGGGGTGA